In the Streptomyces sp. SJL17-4 genome, TCCTCGTCGCCGCCCTGGCCGCCTTCGGTCTCGCCGGACACGGCTTCCCGGCGATAGGCCGGGGGGCCGTGGCACGCGGCGGCGCCGCGCTCGCCGGAGCCCTCACCGCGGTCGCCTACGCCTGGGGCCTGGTGTCGCTCTTCCGCGACGAGAGCGGCACCGCCCAGGCCTGCCAGGACGCGAACCCCGGCCTGTACGGGCAGGTGAGCGGCTACAGCGTGTCCTATCTGCCCCCGTCCCTCGACTGCCACCTGACCTCCGGGGGTTCCTATGCGGCGGCCGTCCCCGGCTTCCTCACGCCCGTGATGACGGGCAGCGCGGTGATCGCGGTGACGCTCGCCCTGCTCGCCGTCGCCGAACACCGCGCGATCGACCGCCCCTCGGCGGCGTGAAGCTGCTTCTGTTGTCGACGCGGCCGGCCCAACACCGGACCGGGCATCAGGGCCTCAGCAGTCCGCCCACCCACCAGTCGTGCGGCTTGCCGTCGTTGGCGATGCCGCGATTGCGCAGTGTCCCTTCGACGGTGAAGCCGAGTTTCTCGGCGACGGCACGCGAGCCGGTGTTCCCGGCCATGGCCCACCACTCGATGCGGTGCACGTCGAGGGTGGCCCAGCCCCAGTCGCACAGGGCCCGAGCGGCCTCCACCGAGTACCCGCGGCCGCGCTGTTCCTTGACCGCCCAGTAACCGAGTTCGTAGACGCCCGGACTGATGATGAACAGGCAGTACGAGCCGACCAGGGCGCCACTGTCCCTACGGAAGGCGCCGAGGGTGTAGCTCTTGTCCGTGGCCCAGCCCGTGGGCATTTCCTCGCCGATGCGCTTCTCCGCGTCCGCACGCCGGTACGGCACCGGCACCGGGGTGTAGAACTGGATGTCCTCGTCCTGGCAGGCCGCGTACACCGCGTCCACGTCGGCAGGCGTGAAGGCCCGCAGCACCAGACGGTCGGTCTCAAGCGTCACTGGGTCCATCGCGGCAGTATGGCCACCGTCACCGAGCGGCGACCACCGAATATCCCGACGGCCCCTCCGGGGCCGGTGGCCGTCGTCAGAACAGGTTTCCGACGAAGTCGAAGAACCAGTTCACGGCCACGATCCCGAGGATCACCAGCCCGATGAGGACCACGTAGAACCAGGAGCAGCCGCCGCCCACGTCCACCTGGTGCCCGTCCCGACCGCCCAGCTCTCCGTCGAACAGGTCCACGTTCGTCCCCCTCTCCCCGCCCGGGCCATCTCCGGACCCCCGGCCCCTAGGGACGCACTTTCGCACGCCCGGGTTCCGGAGCCGAAGGGGGCGGATACTCAAGGGCGCCGGGCGGCGTACTCATGCGCCAGGGAGACGCACCGTCTACAGCCCGCGGAAGACCGCCCGCGCCCACGCGGGCGGCTCCTGCGGCGGAGTCAGCGGCTCCCGGCCCCTCGTCACCACCGGCCCCCCACCGCCCGTCAGCAGCGCCGCCCGCAGCTCGGCCACGAACTCCAGACACGTCCCGTACCGCTCCTCGGGCGTCTTCGCCAGCGCCTTCGCGAACACCGCGTCCGCCCCCTCCGGCAGCCCCGGCCGGACCTCGGAGAGCGGCGGCGGCGGATCGTACTGCTGCGCCCACAGCACCGCCCAGTCGGTGTCACGGCGGAACGGCGGCGCTCCCACCAGCGTCTCGAACACCACACAGGCGAGGCTGTACACATCGCACCGGCCGTCCACCGGCTTCCCCGAGATCTGCTCGGGCGCCACATAGTCCAGCGTGCCCACGAACTCGCCCACCGTGGTGAATCCCGTCAGCGACAGAGACTTCTTCGTCAGGCCGAAGTCCGTGAGGTACACGTGCTCCGGATGGTCCCGGTCCGTACCCTCGGCGACCAGGATGTTGCCGGGCTTCACATCCCGGTGCACCAGATCGTGGGCGTGCGCCGCGTCCAGCGCCGACGCCACCTGTACGGCGATCCTCCCCGCCTTCCCGGGCGCCAACGGCCCTTCGCGGTCCAGCAGCGCCACCAGGTCCTGCCCCGCCACGTACCGCATGGCGATGTACAGCACCCCCTCCGTCTCGCCCGCGTCGAAGACCGGCACGATGTGGGGGTGGTCGATCGAGGCGGCGACCCGCGACTCGTGCGCGAAGCGCCTGCGGAAGGTGTCGTTACGGGCCAGCTCGGGCGCGAGCAGCTTCAGCGCCACCGTCCGGTCGAGCCGCAGATCCCGCGCCCGGTAGACGACCGCCATCCCGCCGCGCCCGATCTCGCTCTCCACCCGGTAGCCCGCGATCTCCTTGCCGAGAAGTCCGGAAGGACGGCCCGCCGGCAGCTCCGGTTCGTCGCGCGGCCCGCCGGCCATCAGCCCTCACCGTCCGTACGGGGCGGCGGCCGTTCCACGATCTGGGTGGGCGGCGGCGGTCCGGAGGCCGGCGGCGGCTCGCCCCGCAGCACCACCTGGGTCGGCTCGTGCTCGGGGGGCGCGGTGGCGGGCTGAGCAGGCTGACCGCGACCACGACCGTGGGCTGTATCTGCTGTATCTGCTGCATCCGCTTCGTTCGCTTCATCGGCTTCCTCGGGATTCGCCGCATCGACGGCGGGGGAGACCGGCGACACCGGGGACGCGATCGAGGGCGCCGACGACGCCGCGTACGTACTCAGCCCCAGCCCGTCGCAGTACACCCACCGTTCGTGCTCCGCGTCGTACAGCCACACCGACTCGCCGTCGACGACCATGCCCACCCGCAGCCCACGCGTCCGCAGCCTGAAGTTCTCGCCGTCGAGGCGCCCCGCCCCCAGCGCCTCCGCCGCGCGCCGGTAGCGGCCGAGCGCGTCCTCGGCGCGGGCGATCAGCGGGCGCGGGTCGGCGGTCCTGGTGAGCGGCTGCCCCGCCGCCGGCGGGTCGTCCGGGACGGTGACGAGGAGCCGCGCGTCGACCCAGGCCGTCCAGCCGTTGGAGCAGAGGACCCGCCCCCAGTCGCCGGCCCGCTCCTCCAGTCGTACCGGCAGGAACGCGTCGAGCGGCGTCGTGGGCAGCCCCGGATCCGGCTGCTCCCAGGTGTCGAGACCGTCGCGCGGTACGACATGGGTGGGCCGGAAGTCCGGCACGTACTCGGGTACGGGGACGCTCACGGGTCCACCTCCGTGTGCACGGGCCTACCTCCGCATGACGACCGGCTCGTGGCGGCGCAGCAGCCGGGCCACGAGCAGGCCGAGGACGAGACAGAGCACCACCATCATGCCCATGTCGAAGAGCCAGGCCGCCGCGGTGTGCTCCATCAGCGGATCCGTCGTCTTGTCGCTCGGCGAGACACTCCCGATGTCGACCGTGGCGCCCATCGCCGCGAACGCCCACCGCGACGGCACCAGCCATGCCAGCTGCTCCAGGACGGGCGTCCCCCGTACGGTCAGGAGCGCCCCGCAGAACACCACCTGCACGATCGCGAGGAGGACGAGCAGCGGCATCGTCACCTCCTCCTTGCGGACCAGGGCGGAGACGAGCAGACCGAGCATCATCGCCGTGAACGAGAGCAGCGCGACGGCGAGGGTGATCTCCACGAGCGGCGGCATCAGGACGCCCTTGCCGCCCGGCACGTTCAGCGGGACGCCGATCAGGGCCACCAGGGTCAGGACGACCGCCTGGACGACCGTGATCGTGCCGAGGACGACCACCTTGGAGGCGAGGTACGCCGAGCGGGACAGGCCGACGGCTCTCTCGCGCCGGTAGATCGTGCGTTCCTTGACCAGTTCACGGACGGCGTTCGCCGCGCCCGTGAGGACGCCGCCCACACAGAGGATGAGCAGGACGTTCAGCGTCGACTCCTGGTTGAAGCCGCCCTCGGACAGGGCCCGGGCCATCGCGCCCATCACGAACGGCAACGCGATCATGATGGCCAGGAACGTGCGGTCGGCGGAGAGCGCCGCCGCGTACCGGCGGACGAGGGTCCGCAGCTGGGAGCCCCAGCTCTGCGCCTTCGGCGGCGGGGCCGGCTCCCGCGTCACCGGGGAGGCCCCCGGCACGGGGACGTTCGGGCGGGCCGTCGCGTCGGTGACGTAACGGCGGTGGAAGCGGGAGGACCGGTACAGGCCGGCCCAGTCGCGCTCCCGGTCGTTCTCGAAGGCCTCGAAGGCCTCCGGCCACTGGTCGAAACCGAAGAAGTCGAGGGACTCCGCCGGCGGCCCGTAGTAGGCGACCCGGCCGCCCGGCGCGAGGACGAGCAGCCGGTCGCACACGTCCAGGCTGAGCACACTGTGCGTGACGACGACGACCGTCCGGCCGTCGTCCGCGAGCCCGCGCAGCATGTGCATCACGGACCGGTCCATGCCCGGGTCGAGGCCCGACGTCGGCTCGTCGAGGAAGAGCAGGGAGGGCTTGGTGAGCAGCTCCAGGGCGACGCTCACGCGTTTGCGCTGGCCGCCGGAGAGGCTGTGGATCGGCTGCTGAGCGCGCTCCGTGAGCCCCAGTTCCTGGATCACCTCGTCCACCCGGGCCCGGCGCTCGGCCGGCTCGGTGTCCTCCGGGAAGCGCAGCTCGGAGGCGTACCCGAGGGCCCGGCGTACGGTCAGCTGGAGGTGCAGGATGTCGTCCTGCGGGACGAGCCCGATGCGCTGCCGCAGCTCGGCGTAGTCCCGGTACAGGTCGCGGCCGTCGTAGAGCACCGTGCCCCGGTCGGCGGGACGCTGCCCGGTGAGCGCGCCGAGGAGCGTCGACTTCCCGGCGCCGGACGGTCCGACGACCCCGAGCAGGCACTTCTCGCCCACGGGGAACGACACCTCGTCGAGGAGGGTCTTGTGCCCGTGGTCGACCGTGACGGCGAGCGACTGGACGTCGAGGGAGACCTCGCCGGTGTCCGTGAACTCGACGAGCTGCCCACCGATCAGGCAGAACGCGCAGTGGCCGATACCGACGATGTCGTCCGGCGTCACGCGGGCGTCGACGACGGGGGTGCCGTTGAGGTAGGTGCCGTTGTGACTGCCCAGGTCATGGATCCAGTACGTGCCGTCGGGATGGGCACGCAGCTCCGCGTGGCGCCGGGAGACGACGAGATCGGGGACGACGACGTCGTTGTCGGGGGCCCGGCCGATCCGGATGCTGTGGGCGGGCAGCGGCCGCACGGACGTCGGCTGCCGGAAGGTACCCGTCGCGGCGGGGTGGGAGACGGAGGGGGGCCGGGGCGGGGGCGCGTCCCGAGGGATGCCGAGGTCGGGGGTATCGGGAGCGGGTGCCACAGGAGTGGACGCCACGGGGGAGGCCGCCGGTGTCGGGGCGGGTGCGGGCGTCGGCGGGGGCGCGGGCGCGGGCGTCGCCGGAGTGGGCGGGAGGTCCGGCCTGGCGGCCGGTTCCGGTTCCGGTCCTGGCTGGGGCCGGGCTTCCGGCTGCGCGTCAGGCACAGGTCCCGGCTCAGGCCGCGCTTCCGGCTGCGCGGACGGCATCGCTTCCGGGTGGGGCCGCGCTTCCGGGTGGGGCCGCGCCGCCGGAGCGGCTTCGGCCGCTCCCGACGACAGCACCGCGCGCGGGCCGTCGTCCGGATGCCCGAACCGTACGACCGTCCCGGGGCCCACGTCCCGCGCCCCGGCCACCCGCAGGCCGTCCGTGAAGGTGCCGTTCGTGCTGCCCTCGTCCGTGAGCGTCCAGCGGCCGGCGGGCGCGCTGAGCACCGCGTGGTGCCAGGACGCGCGCGCGTCCGCGAGGACGATGTCGCTGGTGGGGTCGCGCCCGATGCGATAGACGCGGCTCGGACTCATCCGGGTCGCGTCCCCGTCGATCTCGAGGACCAGATCGGGCGCCGCGGGCACGACGGGCCGCTCTCCCATACGTGAATTTTATCCGCCGGTGGTCATCCCCGCCCGGGATGAGGCCGCCGGTAGGGTGGTCGTCCGCCGCAGGACGCGGCCCGGACGAAGGAGAGGCACCCGTGCCGAAAGGTGTCACCAGGCGGCGGCCCCGTACCCGCGCGGCGCTGCTGAAGGCCGCCCTGGAGACCTTCGCCGAGCACGGCTTCCACGCGACGACGATCGAGCAGATCTGCGAGCGCGCCGGATACACGCGGGGCGCGTACTACTCGAACTTCGCCAGCAAGGAAGAGCTCTTCCTCGCCCTCTTCGACGAGCACAGCGACCGGACCGTAGGACGGCTCGCCGAGTCGATCGACGCGCTGACCGCCGAGGAGTACACCCTCACCCGGCTCGCGGAGCTCGCCGCGCGGGTCGAACCGGACGAGCGGGACTGGTACCTCGTCACCACCGAGTTCACCCTGCACGCCATCCGCGACCCGCAGGCCGCGTGGGTGCTCGCGCGCCACGACGCGCGGCTGCGGGCCGAGATCGCCCGCGGGCTCACCCTCGTCCTCCGCCGGGCCGGACGCGAACTGACCGTGGACGCCGACCGGTTCGCGCGCCTCCTCATCGCCCTGCGCGAGGGCGGACTCGCGCAGAGCTACGTGGAGCCGGCGGAGCTGCCGCCGGGCAGTCTGGAGCGACAGTTCCTCGCCCCGCTCCTCGAAGCGTCGACGCGGGAGATCCATGGCGCCCGCACCGGCACCGGCGCGGCGGACGAGGACCACACCAGGGGCGAGGATCAGTCGAAGAGGTCCGGGTCCGACGCCGTGATCTGATCCCAGAGCGGGCGCGCCTGGAACCAGCCGGCCAGATGCCCGCCGATCTGCCCCCGCGTGAGCAGGGCCGTCTCCCGGTCGATGTGCTGCGGCGTGCCCGCCGCCATCGCGAGGAGCTGCGCCTGGCAGGACCGCTCCA is a window encoding:
- a CDS encoding serine/threonine-protein kinase, whose product is MAGGPRDEPELPAGRPSGLLGKEIAGYRVESEIGRGGMAVVYRARDLRLDRTVALKLLAPELARNDTFRRRFAHESRVAASIDHPHIVPVFDAGETEGVLYIAMRYVAGQDLVALLDREGPLAPGKAGRIAVQVASALDAAHAHDLVHRDVKPGNILVAEGTDRDHPEHVYLTDFGLTKKSLSLTGFTTVGEFVGTLDYVAPEQISGKPVDGRCDVYSLACVVFETLVGAPPFRRDTDWAVLWAQQYDPPPPLSEVRPGLPEGADAVFAKALAKTPEERYGTCLEFVAELRAALLTGGGGPVVTRGREPLTPPQEPPAWARAVFRGL
- a CDS encoding TetR/AcrR family transcriptional regulator, with the protein product MPKGVTRRRPRTRAALLKAALETFAEHGFHATTIEQICERAGYTRGAYYSNFASKEELFLALFDEHSDRTVGRLAESIDALTAEEYTLTRLAELAARVEPDERDWYLVTTEFTLHAIRDPQAAWVLARHDARLRAEIARGLTLVLRRAGRELTVDADRFARLLIALREGGLAQSYVEPAELPPGSLERQFLAPLLEASTREIHGARTGTGAADEDHTRGEDQSKRSGSDAVI
- a CDS encoding FHA domain-containing protein: MGERPVVPAAPDLVLEIDGDATRMSPSRVYRIGRDPTSDIVLADARASWHHAVLSAPAGRWTLTDEGSTNGTFTDGLRVAGARDVGPGTVVRFGHPDDGPRAVLSSGAAEAAPAARPHPEARPHPEAMPSAQPEARPEPGPVPDAQPEARPQPGPEPEPAARPDLPPTPATPAPAPPPTPAPAPTPAASPVASTPVAPAPDTPDLGIPRDAPPPRPPSVSHPAATGTFRQPTSVRPLPAHSIRIGRAPDNDVVVPDLVVSRRHAELRAHPDGTYWIHDLGSHNGTYLNGTPVVDARVTPDDIVGIGHCAFCLIGGQLVEFTDTGEVSLDVQSLAVTVDHGHKTLLDEVSFPVGEKCLLGVVGPSGAGKSTLLGALTGQRPADRGTVLYDGRDLYRDYAELRQRIGLVPQDDILHLQLTVRRALGYASELRFPEDTEPAERRARVDEVIQELGLTERAQQPIHSLSGGQRKRVSVALELLTKPSLLFLDEPTSGLDPGMDRSVMHMLRGLADDGRTVVVVTHSVLSLDVCDRLLVLAPGGRVAYYGPPAESLDFFGFDQWPEAFEAFENDRERDWAGLYRSSRFHRRYVTDATARPNVPVPGASPVTREPAPPPKAQSWGSQLRTLVRRYAAALSADRTFLAIMIALPFVMGAMARALSEGGFNQESTLNVLLILCVGGVLTGAANAVRELVKERTIYRRERAVGLSRSAYLASKVVVLGTITVVQAVVLTLVALIGVPLNVPGGKGVLMPPLVEITLAVALLSFTAMMLGLLVSALVRKEEVTMPLLVLLAIVQVVFCGALLTVRGTPVLEQLAWLVPSRWAFAAMGATVDIGSVSPSDKTTDPLMEHTAAAWLFDMGMMVVLCLVLGLLVARLLRRHEPVVMRR
- a CDS encoding GNAT family protein, giving the protein MDPVTLETDRLVLRAFTPADVDAVYAACQDEDIQFYTPVPVPYRRADAEKRIGEEMPTGWATDKSYTLGAFRRDSGALVGSYCLFIISPGVYELGYWAVKEQRGRGYSVEAARALCDWGWATLDVHRIEWWAMAGNTGSRAVAEKLGFTVEGTLRNRGIANDGKPHDWWVGGLLRP